The genome window TATTTCAGCCCATTCAGGCGAGTTAGGAAAAAACCTGGATAAATCCAATTGAAACCCTTCGGCAAAAAGTGTTTAAAGCCATCGGGGGAGTCCTGGTTTTTCCCAGTCATGCTGAGCAGGCAGTagtccggaggggaggggggaattctgATCCCTAGCGAGCTCCGTGCGTGACTCTGCCTGACAATCCGGATTTTCCTCCCTTCATAGGGTTGGGATTCGTTGAAGGTTTTCGTGTAACAAAGCCATTCCCTTAATCTGGGCTCCCCCCTTCGTTCCCACTTCAGCTCCTTCGGAAAATCTTAACCCCCTATTAGGCAGCTGGGAGTGTTTAATAGCAATTAGACCCCGGGCTAATAATGCCCATCCGGAGCAGGGCCTCTCCCGGCGATGCCAATCGGAAGACGCGGAGTTCGGGGAAGCGGCCCGCTCCCTTCACCTCGCCTGTGCAGGGAGCAGGAAGGCTGGGTGCGCCCGAGCCCGCTAAATGCGGCGCAGCCTCTGCGCGTTCGATCTCCAAGTGCGCTCAGAGCCCTGCAACGCGCAAGCCGCGGGAACCTCTGCTGCGCCACTCCGCCGCCTCCCGGGCCCCACGACACGGGAGGGCTCCTTCCCGCGCTGCGCGCCCCTTCCAGTCCCTGGCACTGCAGGTGCTTCGCGCCGGGCGGCCTCCCCGCCGAGCTCACCCGCCCCCGCAATGACTCGCACCCTTGCCAGGCTCCCCTGGCTGCGGAGCCCAGCGCCCGAGTGTCCCGGGAGTTCGGGCCCCCAGTGGCGGTGCTGACAGGCGGGAACTCCCCGGGGACCCGTTAGCGGCCTCTCCAGTGGGCCCTTTCCTGGGAGGCGCCCAGACTCGCCTTGAGTGCGCTCCGGACCCTGGGGAGATCCTTTCAGCCAGGGCTGCCGGCAGGGGCAGGCGAGCCTGTGTCCCGGCTCTTCTCGCTCCCTCTGCTTCGGGGACCTACCTGCCGGCTCTTCCCGCCGCGGGCTGCCACCTCCCCAGCCAAAACGCCGTGTGGCCACTGGGCTCTGGCGACGCTGGACAGGGGTGCGCGGGGGCGGCCGGAGACGCAACATTCCAAGCAACAAATCCACCCCCCCGATCCCAGGCGCCCCGCTTGTAGTGACGGAGCAACGCGATCCTgggcctccccgcagcccccttCCCCGATGGTGAAATCAAGCAGGAGAGCCCCCCACCCGGCATCTTATGTGGCTTGCTTAGCTCTCCGGCCGCAGTCAGATTGGGGATCCCTGGAGTGCCCGAATGTCGGTCTCCCACATACGGGAGAATCGGAATTTCTTGCTGCCCCCTCCGGCTTAGAGAGGCGTTTAGAGCCGGGACAAAACTCCTGACAACACTTTATCGGACGAAAGCTGCCTCGATGGGTCTCGTCTGGAAGCAGCTCCCAAAATGGCCCATAAAGGTGTCGCTTGTGTGTGGGGGTTGGGGCCCGGGAAACGTTCATTGTTCGTTTGGAGTTCATGTAACAGCTGaatctccctgccctccccactcccaaaaCACCCCCGCAACCTGATGCATCATCTTCACTTTGCATTGCTGTGTCTGCTCCACTTGTTGCTTCTCCCCTGTCCGGACACTCTGTAGGCTGCTCCTAGGAGAATGAGGGTGGGATAAGCGTTTTGCTGCTCTAAGTATGTGAGTGAGAACTGGGGACTTTTCCCAAGAGATTGGGTTTGGCACTGAGCTTTGATTCAACGGCATTGAGACATGTCTGTAGTCGCTGGGCAGCCTGCGAGCAGAATCGCAGTGAATAAAATTTCCTTGTCAGGTTGTGTGGGTGGATTAATTTGGACTAGAAACTGCCTGCATTTTGCCACCAAAAATTCACTTGAGAGAGGGCAGCCAGTCAAGAGTCAACTTGAAAGGGGCCCAGGACAGTCTCCTTGTTTACACTTGTATGCTTGAAAATGATCTGAGAAACAATAAACAgtctgttccttttttttccctacttCAGAAATCCATTGGAATATTAGTCCAAGGAAGTGCTTTGGGGACAGTTGGCAGTACAATGGCTTCCAAGTACCTCATAGTGGTTCTGGCCATTTTCTCCTCATTCGCCCAGGTTGTAATAGAAGCCAGCTCTTGGTGGTAAGCATATTAAAGTATACTGACTTTATTTAAAAGaatatatttacttttttttagtATCTATAGCTTGTCTTTTCTGGGGGAAAGTGCTGCATGAACAGATTTATAATACTCAATTTCTGGAATAACTTGTAAATCCAAAGGGAAtctattttcagaatttttaaagTAGAAAAATTAAATTTCCATGGGAGTCATTAAGTCTCATTCTACAGGGTCTGAAATAACCAGTGTAAAGGAAAGCACTGAATTCCATGTACAAAAACAATTCaacacagaggtttttttttatttaatcaacTTTTGAAATAGGCCCATGAACTGAGTTTATATTACTTGTagctgtttgtttggttttttttgaggggggggagaggaggaggactgCAATTAAtatctgccttttaaaaaaatatatatttctattttaatatttctttaaACAAACCTCTGGTGTCTGAGCTGAACTGTTTCTTATTGGAATCCCTGTTTTAATAATGTGAAAGCACGTATTGAACTCTGAAGGATTGGAAAAACATGTTTAATTTTGTTTCGTATCTGTACGTGCCTCTGTATCTTTCCTATCAGAGGGAACTACTTGTCATTTGTAACAGTATCTAACTAGCGGGGACCTAAGGGTTTGCATATTTGGTCATAATTGCACAGACTGAAAGTTGAGGTTGAAAATCCTAAATTTTGTTTTTATGCACTTCTATGATTAGGCAGTTACTTGGGACTTCTTGTAACTTTACCATGCCCACAGAAATTTGTAGGGATGGGGTGAAATTTGATTCCTGGCATTCAGGTACATTGAAATGTTGGCAGAGACAGTCATTAAAGCATACTGCTATCATCCCAGACATGTAGCCAGTTCTCTGCTGTTCAACCTTTAAACAAGAGTTTGATCTTCATTGTTTTTCAAAAGTTTTCCTCTTCTTCTTGAGTAGAagagggttgattttttttttttttttttaaatacaatattacTGTATTTGGCATCCCAATTTTAATCTACTTCCTTCTTTATGCAGGTCTTTAGGAATGAATCATATGAATCCTATGAACCCTGTTCAGATGTCAGAGGTATATATAATAGGAGCACAGCCACTATGTAGTCAATTAGCAGGACTTTCCCAAGGACAAAAGAAACTCTGCCACTTGTATCAGGACCACATGCAGTATATTGGAGAGGGGGCAAAGACGGGCATTAAGGAATGCCAGTATCAGTTCAGACACAGAAGATGGAATTGCAGCACTGTGGACAACAACTCTGTTTTTGGCAGAGTCATGCAGATAGGTAGGAAGCAAAAACTTTCTGATTAAACTGTTGCCTAAGAATATGTGTAATATTTACTTAATGCTCTGTATTAAGCATTTTTGCAATGTCTTGATCTCTGTAAGGTACATAATTTAGTACCAAAAAACCCTTCTGTTTTTAATCAGATTTGATTTTCCCTTTGCTCCCATCCCTCAAAGTGAAGTCAAGAAAACATCTGAATACAAAAATGcagcagggaaaaaaaagtggTGCTAAAATACTcattaactttaactttaaaGAAAAGAATCTGAAAAAAATAATAGCATGTATAAAATTAACTAAAAAGTAGTAGTGTGTGGCAAAACATTTGAATTCCAAAATTGCTCATGTTATGTAATACATTAATTTTGTGTGGCATTTTATAAACTCTTCCCCTTTTCATTTACTGTTATATATAACAACAGCTGTTAGGAAAAGATGTTGCACCAGAAATCTCCTTATGCCAGTGTGATGGGGTCCCATCCTCTTGCCTGTTAAATTCCTCTTCAAATTAAGTCGTTCCATACCACTCACAGGACAAATAAGCCTTATAATTTAAGGTCTCAGTACTGTTCCTATTGAAGCTTACTGCAAAATTCTCATTTTCTTCTGTGGtacaggattgggcccaaagatAGAGTTTTCCTCTGGACTTTCCAGTCTGTTTCTCTGTCTCCTGAATTCCTACCCAGAGGAATCTGCTTCCTATTGTGTTTTTTCTATTTTATACAGCATTTGTTGTACCAGCATTTTAATTGCAACACTGCTGTAGCTCATAGCCTGTGCGCAGTAGCATTTTAATTTGAGATCTAAATTAAATCCTTTATTCTGATGCTTTGCTTCCTGTTTCAGAAAGGAATGGTTTAAATTACACTATAAGCAACTTTATTTTGTAAATTCCTTAGCCCTTGCATAGCTTGAAGGAATACTGTCAATTACATTTGGCCCTAAAGTTAACTTTTTGTAATTAAGTTTTTGGTAAAACCTGAAATGAATAGAAAAGTGTCTGAGTTTTTAAAAGACACTGTTCCTCAGATATTTTAACAGACATTTCTCAGTCTTTGTTTGCAAACTCCAGTATTGAGAACTTAAAAACTAAACTTGCTTCTCATTGTTCAAGCTGAGCAAGATCCAAAAAAGCAAGTTAAGCATGAAAAACAAAGGCAACAATGTTGGGATTTTTTCCACTTAAATTTTcttgaaattacaaatgaaagCAGGAAAGAAATGTTTAAATTTCTGGCCTCATCCTTCAACTATGTTAGGTTCAACTGGTTTAGTGGTATGAATTAAAGTGGTGGGATTGGGTCCAGTATTTCTAGTATGAAGATTTCACACCTTCAAGAGTGTGACATAACTGGTCCCAGGAGTTTATTGCAACCTGAGAAACTTTGCCCTCTTCCACTACTATATGACTACATTCATTAATATTGATGTAGCAATTTATCATGTAAGTAACCCTTTTACAGGAATTGCAGATACAAGAAGGATTCATAGACATATCCAACACTTAACGATCCTGAAAAGTGTATCTTACAGTGGTATTATATCACATTACAATATGTAGCACATGATTAGTTGCTGGTTCCActtgaataaaaagaaaaaaaatctgatactCTTTAAAAATTTGATTGTCAGTAGAATTGCCCCCTTATTCTCACCAGTGTGACATGATCATAACTAGATCCTGAGTTTGCATAACTTTGTAGGATTTTGTACTTTATGCTAATGACTACAACATCAGTAATTTTGCATTGAGGAATCTGCTTAGAGAAGCACTGACTTGATAACATAATAAATACTACAGATAGTATTTTTCTTCCAGGATTTACCAGGCAAAGTTATCTAAAGCTGTACCAATAAACCAAGCATTGACTAGAAAGTGACTCTAGAGCTTACTGAACATTACATTTACAGGATGTTTATTCtgttatgtatcagaggggtagccgtgttagtctggatccgcaaaagcgacaaggagtcctgtagcatcttatagactagcagatgtattggagcataagcttttgtgggcaaagacccacttcgtcagatgcaagactGTTATGGTAGCTTCAGTTGATCATCTCTTAAATTAGACTATTATAGACCTGCCCTATGCAACATATTGTGCTGTCCTTTAGCTTCACATTAATCCTAGAACTGGCATATTTGGCCAGTATTTTAAACATAAAACAAACTAAATTGATCCTTTCAACAACTGCATTGAGAGAGAGGTCCAGTCTAATCATGTCTGCAGATATTTTTGAATGCtcttgaaataaaaaatgttctACTTTTGTCCTGTGTCTTATGCCCAGATTGAGACTTAGTTTCTGTACATTTATTGTTGTGGCACTTCTCTAAACAGTAATATGTTTGTGGAACAACATCCTATTTAAGCTATATATTAGGAACATAAAGTAACTCAATGTAAATGTGTTTTCTAGCAATGCTCACAATAGttcatggattcccaaactgggggagggggtgtgtcccctggctgggtgtgaagaaattccagggggagcgcaaggcaacccagcccctccccatcaatcttccccccaagttttgctgctattgggtgtggtgggggggcatgagggtttctcaaaaatcaaaaaagggggcgtgatgccaaaaagtttgggaaccaccgcTATAGTTGAAGAAATGTGGAAAAAGACAGGCATGTTTGTGCCTAAGTACCCTGGAAAAAACTATTCCAGAGCAATTCATCCATGTGGAAATGACTCCTATAACGTTGCCAAAGTCTATGAGATGTAGGGTGATGTGTTGGGTTATTGGCGGGTTTGCAATCTAAAATTGCCTGCTCTGAGATCAGTTTGAATGGATTAGTCAAATTTTGCTTCAACTAAAAACGGAGTTGAATATATACAACTTGTTCTTATAGACAACTTTCTTTCACTTTCATGTTCCACCTTTTCACACTTTTACATCACATCCTTTCTTCCCGAAAGATTTCAGAAAAATGCACCAAGACCTTAAATGAAAAACCTCAGGTTTTTAAATTTTATGCAGTATAGAAGATAATTAACATGTATAAACCAGAGCTAACCATACACTTGTCAGAAAGAGAATAGACAAAGAAAAAACATTCTGCATGCCTtatctacacaaacatcccattAATTTGAATGACTGCAGAATATATCCAAAACATGCATTACAATACAATCTAGAATTTAGTTTTAAAATCTGTCAAGCAGTTCCTTCAATGAATTGGAAGTAAAGGCAACCTCAAAAACATAACACCAGAATTATTGCAACCATTGAGATGTCACCTGTGAACCTTTATACTCAGGAGTAACCCATAACTCTTGCAAGTAGGGTCATGAGTGACTGCTGGAATAAACCTTAGCACTGAGGGGAGGAGTGCTTCTGAGTCTATTAGATTTAGAAGTGGTCTTCCCCAGTATGCCAGCtcggactctttttttttttttcatttaaagaacataatttattaaaattatttcaaaaggcaGCAGTTGTTACGTTAGCAGAGATGCTCCAAGCATAGTGTTAGATCAATGTTAATACAGATTAACTGTGTGTACTGTTCATAATATACTGTAGTGCTCATGGGCCTCAATCAGGAGTGGGCCTTTAATGGTAGGCTCTATACAAAGAAATGGTAGGCTCTATACAAAGAATTGCTATCTGAAAATCATATCTGATTGGGGGAGGAACATCTTTGTAACAAACAAAATCCAAACTTGGTAAAATCAAGGTATACCTATGCCAACTCTATTTTTGGGCTAAAGCATAGAAATAAAACTAATGGTTAAACCAATGGCTAAccctcattgattttttttccaacttaAAATTATGTTTTTGTGTGAATCAACAGTCTTTGGGAGTCTTTCCTGGAGAAGGACTTCAGCTTTGGACCTGTAATGATGCAAAGTAGCTCTCTTGTCCCTACTTCCTGATAAGCAGAAATGCAGAAGGCTCTATCATGTTAGCCTTCTCATGAAAGACGTTTGTTGTAAAATAGAACTCATGCCATTCCTAAGAAAGTAGATGGCCGTAGCTGTGTCCTAGGTAAAAATGGACCTAGGTGATGTCTTTTTTGAGGAAGCTGTCAATGAATTTATCTTCCAGTGAGAAAATCCTGTGACAAGCAAATACTGTATGAACAAAGACCTTTTTCTGTCATCACCTTTAAAGAAACTTTAATCTTTTATCTTAAAATGAAAGTTGGAAAAACTTGAATGTAAGGGAATCAATTCCTAGATAAAACCTTTAATACACTTCTTTTAAAGGCATGCTCTTCCCTGCAACTTATAGAAATGATATATATTGGCTTCTTTTGCTGTGTGAAATCTTCTGTTAGTTGAATTATTAGGTACTAGTCGGCAATAGGGTatttcatctttatttttaaatagccctCTTCAAAGCCACTGGTGAGTTTATGTGCAGGGCAGGATATTGACAAGTATAATTCTGGTGTGCCCTTTCTTTGACACCAGCAGCTTTGTGAAATGCTGTAGCTTTAAATTGGAACAAATGAGTAAGGTAGATAAATCATGTTCAGGAAGCAGTAATTTAAGGAACAGACTTCTATAAGCTGTATTTAGGATGGGAAGCAGCAAGACTCTCTAACCCCTGCACCCAGTTATTGTTGTAACCATTGCTAAGCTGTTGGCTTCATACGCCTAAAGTCTAATTCTCTTCTCAGTTGTATCATTGTTGCTCCACTGCGTTCCTTAGTGTAAAACCAGTGTGAGAGGAGAATTCATCTCCTGCTCTTCCTAACTGAATCTCCATTTTCTATCCCTGATTTATTTGCTtttgggagaaaggggaggagtaAAAATGTTTCCGCCTCTTAAGCAAAAGCACCCTTCAAGAACCCCATGCATTTCAATTTCCCCTTGCCCTGTATTGAATGTCAGAGAACGTATGCAGACTTGCCTTTAACTTTTGCTTTCTCTTTACTTGCAGGCAGTAGGGAGACTGCCTTTACTTATGCAGTCAGTGCTGCAGGGGTGGTTAATGCAATGAGCCGTGCCTGCCGAGAGGGGGAGCTCTCCTCCTGTGGCTGCAGCCGAGCAGCCAGGCCCAAAGATTTACCCCGGGactggctgtggggtggctgtggggatAACATCGAATACGGCTATCGCTTCGCCAAGGAATTTGTGGATGCTCGGGAGCGTGAGAGAATTTATCAGAAAGGCTCTTACGAGAGTGCTAGAATTTTGATGAACCTGCATAACAACGAGGCTGGAAGACGAGTAAGTGGTTCCTTTACCTTCCACAAAGCAGCCTGCCTGGGAAGGGCCACATCTCATTACTGAGAGAGTTATAAAGAAGAGTGGCTTAGATAATTTTCCCTGAAGGTCCTTAGCTCATGCACAATATTGGTTTTTCAAGGAAgtgttttctttgcttttcttattagtCCCCAATGAAATCTGTTAGCGAGCTCAGAAATCAAACCCTTTAATACTTGGCCTTCTTCAAACCCAGAGGGAGAGTGTGTGGTACTGGGTTTAAatatgggaaagagaagagagTGTGTATGTATATGAGTATCCCTGAGTGACAGCACTATTGCCACCAGCTTTTCCATTCCCTATCCCACAGGATCATCCGGACTACAGTATATCTTGTAATTCATCCATGTTCTTTTAGTAAAACCTCTACAGTTTACTGTGAGTTTTCTGCAGAATATAGTTTTATTGGTTTATATTTCCAACCAATCCAGTTTCttttgaagggaaaaaagaagCACTAAACTTCTCAGAGCAGAATATTCTTGCAGGGTTATAACATGATTTCCTCCTTTCCTGCCCTCTtcctttggaaaacaccctcttctgTGGTGAAATGTGTTTTTTATGACGACTTTAATCTTGAACATGCTTTAAATGAATGGGtgtaagcccccccccccccaatattgtGAATTGAAAGAGCCAAAGTCTATTATTTTACTAGAGCCTGTAATGCTAGAAACTGGAGATTTTATGCTTGTATTTCAAGGTGAGGAAGGAAGAAAGATAactgaaaattaatattttaaacatgAGAGGAGGGCACAAAAGAAAGGCCAATTTACTACTAGATAGGAGAAAAATAACTTTCACAGTTGTCTACAGATTCTCTAGCAGttttctttctcccttcccaGACTCCTCTTTGCAGTGCCACTTGGCAGTACCAAAACTCTTTAAATGTTGGGTGGAAGTTGCAAAAAGTATCCACCTAATGTGTCAGACCCCAGGATTTTTGGGGCAGTGTCAACACTGACTCTTATTTCTATTTATACAGGGTAAATGTCTGGGATCTTGCTGCCAAAGCTTTATAAAACGGATATTGCAGTGTAGGTCAGTCCCCCCACCCAAAGGTGTTTGGGGGTTTCTTCTGGACGTAGTCTCTCTTACACAGCAGTATTTTGGATGGGAGGGTGCTGCTAAGCCAAGAGCAGACAGTCGGCTGTTACAAAGCctgcaataaaaaaaagttaacttTTTCTCTCTACAAACCTCAAACTGAGACCAGTTGAGAAAGCAAAAATAAAAGGAAGGGCTATTTTAAATTTCTCAATGAAACAGCAAAATCCTTTCCCCAGCAATTGGGCTAATTCCTAAAACTGAATGCAACATGAATGATTCTGCTGAGGATTTGCGTGCCCACTTGTGGGATGTGTGAGAGATGTTGAGAGCTCTCTCCCTGTGGTCTGAGTGGGGAAAGAAAGCAGGGGCATGTAAGGGACTCTCTGGGAAACAAGTTATGTAACAGCCACACTGACTcctgtttttcttcctccttttttttttgtctccctTAGACTGTGTATAACTTGGCGGATGTGGCTTGTAAGTGTCATGGGGTGTCTGGCTCCTGCAGCCTGAAGACCTGTTGGCTGCAGCTGGCCGATTTCCGCAAGGTGGGCGATGCCCTGAAGGAGAAATATGATAGCGCTGCTGCCATGAAACTCAATAGCCGGGGCAAGCTGGTGCAAGTGAACAGCCGTTTCAACACGCCCACCATCCATGACCTGGTCTACATTGACCCTAGCCCCGACTATTGTGTCCGAAATGAGAGTACTGGCTCCCTGGGCACCCAGGGCCGCCTCTGCAATAAGACTTCAGAGGGTATGGATGGCTGCGAACTCATGTGCTGTGGTCGGGGGTACGACCAGTTCAAGACAGTGCAGACAGAGCGCTGCCACTGCAAGTTCCACTGGTGCTGCTATGTGAAATGCAAGAAGTGCACAGAGATTGTGGACCAGTTCGTGTGCAAATAGGGGGAGATGAGGTGGGAGGAACTTCTGCCTGCCTGCCAACGGGGGAGGGCTACCCCCAGGACAATCTCCACTTTATTTATAGAGTCCAATgagttttctttttattacaAAGGTTGCAAAAAGAAGTGACTGGAACCCTTTCTGCACCCATTCTAGGACTAATTGTGGTTTATATTTTTGGCAATAACGGGAGTGAATctgagaaaatatttattttttttccccaaaaaagacttttttaaaaaaatagtgtagTTTGGAGGGAAATCCAACAATAGCCTAACTTAGTCCAATGAGACACAGGACGTGCAGCAGGCAAAGAATTCGTGTTACATACATGGGATCTGAGAATGATTCTTATGGACACACTTAACCCACAAACCTGGGCATGAGTTTAGCTTCAGTGACCAAAAGTAGTCTGATACATATACAAAGCTGATCAGTATATCCAGGGATCCATAAAAAGAGGGTTGGTATATTTGTAGGAGGGCTTAGCACAAAGCTACCTTGATGCCAATCGCATGACAGCAAAGTGCTACTTAAACAGTCGAGATAGTTAAAGGGTAGCAGCACaggagtgtttttttttaaagagttcagCTGTATTATAGAGGACCTTAATCTTGGGTTCGGTATCTAGTAAGACCAATAAAAATGTGGCCTTGATTGACACTGTACATCAAAGCAAGATGTGGCCTGTCAGCTCTTCACAAATTATATATGGTATGTGAATTTTCCATCTTGGCAA of Pelodiscus sinensis isolate JC-2024 chromosome 11, ASM4963464v1, whole genome shotgun sequence contains these proteins:
- the WNT5A gene encoding protein Wnt-5a isoform X1 codes for the protein MPIGRRGVRGSGPLPSPRLCREQEGWKSIGILVQGSALGTVGSTMASKYLIVVLAIFSSFAQVVIEASSWWSLGMNHMNPMNPVQMSEVYIIGAQPLCSQLAGLSQGQKKLCHLYQDHMQYIGEGAKTGIKECQYQFRHRRWNCSTVDNNSVFGRVMQIGSRETAFTYAVSAAGVVNAMSRACREGELSSCGCSRAARPKDLPRDWLWGGCGDNIEYGYRFAKEFVDARERERIYQKGSYESARILMNLHNNEAGRRTVYNLADVACKCHGVSGSCSLKTCWLQLADFRKVGDALKEKYDSAAAMKLNSRGKLVQVNSRFNTPTIHDLVYIDPSPDYCVRNESTGSLGTQGRLCNKTSEGMDGCELMCCGRGYDQFKTVQTERCHCKFHWCCYVKCKKCTEIVDQFVCK
- the WNT5A gene encoding protein Wnt-5a isoform X2, with protein sequence MGLVWKQLPKWPIKKSIGILVQGSALGTVGSTMASKYLIVVLAIFSSFAQVVIEASSWWSLGMNHMNPMNPVQMSEVYIIGAQPLCSQLAGLSQGQKKLCHLYQDHMQYIGEGAKTGIKECQYQFRHRRWNCSTVDNNSVFGRVMQIGSRETAFTYAVSAAGVVNAMSRACREGELSSCGCSRAARPKDLPRDWLWGGCGDNIEYGYRFAKEFVDARERERIYQKGSYESARILMNLHNNEAGRRTVYNLADVACKCHGVSGSCSLKTCWLQLADFRKVGDALKEKYDSAAAMKLNSRGKLVQVNSRFNTPTIHDLVYIDPSPDYCVRNESTGSLGTQGRLCNKTSEGMDGCELMCCGRGYDQFKTVQTERCHCKFHWCCYVKCKKCTEIVDQFVCK
- the WNT5A gene encoding protein Wnt-5a isoform X4, whose amino-acid sequence is MRKSIGILVQGSALGTVGSTMASKYLIVVLAIFSSFAQVVIEASSWWSLGMNHMNPMNPVQMSEVYIIGAQPLCSQLAGLSQGQKKLCHLYQDHMQYIGEGAKTGIKECQYQFRHRRWNCSTVDNNSVFGRVMQIGSRETAFTYAVSAAGVVNAMSRACREGELSSCGCSRAARPKDLPRDWLWGGCGDNIEYGYRFAKEFVDARERERIYQKGSYESARILMNLHNNEAGRRTVYNLADVACKCHGVSGSCSLKTCWLQLADFRKVGDALKEKYDSAAAMKLNSRGKLVQVNSRFNTPTIHDLVYIDPSPDYCVRNESTGSLGTQGRLCNKTSEGMDGCELMCCGRGYDQFKTVQTERCHCKFHWCCYVKCKKCTEIVDQFVCK
- the WNT5A gene encoding protein Wnt-5a isoform X3, which encodes MEKSIGILVQGSALGTVGSTMASKYLIVVLAIFSSFAQVVIEASSWWSLGMNHMNPMNPVQMSEVYIIGAQPLCSQLAGLSQGQKKLCHLYQDHMQYIGEGAKTGIKECQYQFRHRRWNCSTVDNNSVFGRVMQIGSRETAFTYAVSAAGVVNAMSRACREGELSSCGCSRAARPKDLPRDWLWGGCGDNIEYGYRFAKEFVDARERERIYQKGSYESARILMNLHNNEAGRRTVYNLADVACKCHGVSGSCSLKTCWLQLADFRKVGDALKEKYDSAAAMKLNSRGKLVQVNSRFNTPTIHDLVYIDPSPDYCVRNESTGSLGTQGRLCNKTSEGMDGCELMCCGRGYDQFKTVQTERCHCKFHWCCYVKCKKCTEIVDQFVCK
- the WNT5A gene encoding protein Wnt-5a isoform X5; amino-acid sequence: MASKYLIVVLAIFSSFAQVVIEASSWWSLGMNHMNPMNPVQMSEVYIIGAQPLCSQLAGLSQGQKKLCHLYQDHMQYIGEGAKTGIKECQYQFRHRRWNCSTVDNNSVFGRVMQIGSRETAFTYAVSAAGVVNAMSRACREGELSSCGCSRAARPKDLPRDWLWGGCGDNIEYGYRFAKEFVDARERERIYQKGSYESARILMNLHNNEAGRRTVYNLADVACKCHGVSGSCSLKTCWLQLADFRKVGDALKEKYDSAAAMKLNSRGKLVQVNSRFNTPTIHDLVYIDPSPDYCVRNESTGSLGTQGRLCNKTSEGMDGCELMCCGRGYDQFKTVQTERCHCKFHWCCYVKCKKCTEIVDQFVCK